The following are from one region of the Sandaracinus amylolyticus genome:
- a CDS encoding ABC transporter ATP-binding protein — protein sequence MIRAENLGRRFGDFVALEGLDLEIAQGEVFGLLGPNGAGKTTTVRLLTAVISPTTGRATVAGFDVATHPEQVRANVGILTETPGIYVRLDAVENLRFFADIHGLRDPDARIRAVLERLDLWARRKEPVGGWSKGMRQRLAIARAVLHEPKVVFLDEPTSALDPAAARTVRELVTDLRREGRTIILCTHNLDEAERLCDRIGVLRTRLLRVDTPARLCRDLERASTIVRLVAPDAALLDVARALPFVRDAALAGDTMRIALDDPEAHNPALVRALVEAGAEIRTVSEEVRTLEQVYLELVGASPEARA from the coding sequence GTGATCCGCGCCGAGAACCTCGGTCGTCGCTTCGGCGACTTCGTCGCGCTCGAAGGGCTCGATCTCGAGATCGCCCAGGGCGAGGTGTTCGGCCTGCTCGGCCCCAACGGCGCGGGCAAGACCACCACCGTGCGACTTCTGACCGCGGTCATTTCTCCGACCACCGGTCGCGCCACCGTCGCGGGCTTCGACGTCGCGACGCACCCCGAGCAGGTGCGCGCGAACGTCGGGATCCTCACCGAGACGCCGGGCATCTACGTGCGCCTCGACGCGGTCGAGAACCTGCGTTTCTTCGCCGACATCCACGGCCTGCGCGATCCCGACGCGCGCATCCGCGCGGTGCTCGAGCGCCTCGATCTCTGGGCGCGTCGCAAGGAGCCGGTCGGCGGCTGGAGCAAGGGCATGCGGCAGCGCCTCGCGATCGCGCGCGCCGTGCTGCACGAGCCCAAGGTCGTCTTCCTCGACGAGCCGACGAGCGCGCTCGATCCCGCGGCCGCGCGCACCGTGCGCGAGCTCGTCACCGATCTGCGCAGGGAAGGGCGCACGATCATCCTCTGCACGCACAACCTCGACGAGGCCGAGCGACTCTGCGATCGCATCGGCGTGCTCCGCACCCGCCTGCTCCGGGTCGACACGCCGGCGCGCCTGTGCCGCGACCTCGAGCGTGCGTCCACCATCGTGCGTCTGGTCGCGCCCGACGCCGCGCTGCTCGACGTCGCGCGCGCGCTCCCCTTCGTGCGCGACGCCGCGCTCGCAGGCGACACGATGCGCATCGCGCTCGACGATCCCGAGGCGCACAACCCCGCGCTGGTGCGCGCGCTGGTCGAGGCGGGCGCGGAGATCCGCACGGTCAGCGAAGAGGTGCGCACGCTCGAGCAGGTCTATCTCGAGCTCGTCGGTGCCTCGCCGGAGGCACGCGCATGA
- a CDS encoding ABC transporter permease subunit, with the protein MNLHHVRAVMRREWIELRRNRLVMLTMAILPMALVGAAISTTAFLARVPDAEFRGDVPTGLAPQLQALGRGRDALLALVADQYLSMLLLIALALPSTIAAHAIVGEKVERTLEPLLATPIATGDLLLGKCLAAVVPATLITQLAYGITLAGFHQTCPPAVFALAVRPVWPAAFLAVTPVLALLSALAAIVASSRVNDPRTAQGLVGFLVIPVIVMGISTVMGELFLDVRLLLWGAAMLLGIDALALWVAVRLFSREAILTRWK; encoded by the coding sequence ATGAACCTCCATCACGTGCGCGCGGTGATGCGCCGCGAGTGGATCGAGCTGCGCCGCAATCGGCTCGTGATGCTCACGATGGCGATCCTCCCGATGGCGCTCGTCGGCGCGGCGATCTCCACCACCGCGTTCCTCGCGCGGGTGCCCGACGCCGAGTTCCGCGGCGATGTCCCCACCGGGCTCGCGCCGCAGCTCCAGGCGCTCGGTCGTGGCCGCGACGCGCTGCTCGCGCTGGTCGCGGATCAGTACCTCTCGATGCTGCTCCTGATCGCGCTCGCGCTGCCCTCGACCATCGCGGCCCACGCGATCGTCGGCGAGAAGGTCGAGCGCACGCTCGAGCCGCTCCTCGCCACACCGATCGCGACCGGCGATCTCCTGCTCGGCAAGTGCCTCGCCGCGGTCGTGCCCGCGACCCTGATCACCCAGCTCGCGTACGGCATCACGCTCGCGGGCTTCCACCAGACCTGCCCGCCCGCGGTGTTCGCGCTCGCGGTGCGTCCGGTGTGGCCCGCCGCGTTCCTCGCGGTGACGCCGGTGCTCGCGCTGCTCAGCGCGCTCGCCGCGATCGTCGCGTCGTCGCGCGTGAACGATCCGCGCACCGCCCAGGGGCTCGTCGGCTTCCTCGTGATCCCGGTGATCGTGATGGGGATCTCGACGGTGATGGGCGAGCTCTTCCTCGACGTGCGCCTCTTGCTCTGGGGCGCCGCGATGCTGCTCGGCATCGACGCGCTCGCGCTCTGGGTCGCGGTGCGTCTCTTCTCGCGCGAGGCGATCCTCACGCGCTGGAAGTGA
- a CDS encoding acetyl-CoA carboxylase biotin carboxylase subunit, with amino-acid sequence MFRKVLVANRGEIAVRVMRTLREMGIASVAVYSDADRDALHVRVADEAVHIGPSPSRESYLLVDRIVDACKKTGAEAVHPGYGFLSEKAELPRALAAAGITFIGPDPSAMDAMGYKTAARARMIEAGVPVVPGADAKDFDTLAREADRIGYPLMLKAAGGGGGKGMRAVHSKNDLKGAWERARSEAASAFGDDHVYVEKLIIEPRHVEIQVLGDKHGNVVHLFERDCSIQRRNQKVVEETPTPSPVRTPELIAKMGEVAVRAAKAVGYHSAGTVEFLLAPDGSFYFLEMNTRLQVEHPITELITGIDLVREMVRVAAGEPLGYTQADVQQRGHAIQCRVYAEDPATGFLPSPGKIEVLRTPSGPGVRDDGGAYEGFEIPSFYDPLVSKLCVWAPTRELAMARMKRALSEYVVGGIRTNIPFHLALLEHPEFARGRYDTGFIPRNEATLHTSGSLRDAGDAMAIAAAVHRALADDRAAKQSARESMSGGGAGGPGMSPWRMGAIAKLR; translated from the coding sequence ATGTTCCGCAAGGTCCTGGTGGCGAACCGCGGCGAGATCGCGGTGCGAGTGATGCGCACGCTGCGCGAGATGGGCATCGCGTCGGTCGCGGTGTACAGCGATGCCGATCGCGACGCGCTGCACGTGCGCGTCGCCGACGAGGCGGTGCACATCGGGCCTTCGCCGAGCCGCGAGAGCTATCTGCTCGTCGATCGCATCGTCGACGCGTGCAAGAAGACCGGCGCCGAAGCAGTGCACCCGGGCTACGGCTTCCTCAGCGAGAAGGCGGAGCTCCCGCGCGCGCTCGCCGCGGCCGGCATCACGTTCATCGGGCCCGATCCTTCGGCGATGGACGCGATGGGCTACAAGACCGCGGCCCGCGCGCGGATGATCGAGGCCGGCGTGCCCGTCGTGCCCGGCGCCGACGCGAAGGACTTCGACACCCTCGCGCGCGAGGCCGATCGCATCGGCTATCCGCTCATGCTCAAGGCCGCGGGCGGCGGCGGCGGCAAGGGCATGCGCGCCGTGCACTCGAAGAACGATCTCAAGGGCGCGTGGGAGCGCGCGCGCTCCGAGGCCGCGAGCGCGTTCGGCGACGATCACGTCTACGTCGAGAAGCTCATCATCGAGCCGCGCCACGTCGAGATCCAGGTGCTCGGCGACAAGCACGGCAACGTCGTGCACCTCTTCGAGCGCGACTGCTCGATCCAGCGCCGCAACCAGAAGGTCGTCGAGGAGACGCCGACGCCCTCGCCGGTGCGCACGCCCGAGCTCATCGCGAAGATGGGCGAGGTCGCCGTCCGCGCCGCGAAGGCCGTCGGTTATCACAGCGCGGGCACCGTCGAGTTCCTGCTCGCGCCCGACGGCTCGTTCTACTTCCTCGAGATGAACACGCGCCTGCAGGTGGAGCACCCGATCACCGAGCTGATCACGGGGATCGATCTGGTGCGCGAGATGGTGCGCGTCGCGGCGGGCGAGCCGCTCGGCTACACGCAGGCCGACGTGCAGCAGCGTGGCCACGCGATCCAGTGCCGCGTGTACGCCGAGGATCCCGCGACCGGCTTCCTGCCGAGCCCGGGCAAGATCGAGGTGCTCCGCACGCCGAGCGGCCCCGGCGTGCGCGACGACGGCGGCGCGTACGAGGGCTTCGAGATCCCGAGCTTCTACGATCCGCTCGTCAGCAAGCTCTGCGTGTGGGCCCCGACGCGCGAGCTCGCGATGGCGCGCATGAAGCGCGCGCTGAGCGAGTACGTGGTCGGCGGCATCCGCACCAACATCCCGTTCCACCTCGCGCTGCTCGAGCACCCCGAGTTCGCGCGCGGTCGCTACGACACCGGGTTCATCCCGCGCAACGAGGCGACGCTGCACACCAGCGGCTCGCTGCGCGACGCCGGTGACGCGATGGCGATCGCGGCGGCGGTGCATCGCGCGCTGGCCGACGATCGCGCGGCGAAGCAGTCGGCGCGCGAGTCGATGAGCGGCGGTGGCGCGGGCGGGCCCGGCATGAGCCCGTGGCGGATGGGCGCGATCGCGAAGCTGCGCTGA
- a CDS encoding bifunctional SulP family inorganic anion transporter/carbonic anhydrase produces MASERTLGLLRPRPDLGVRALSSEWRALFARKGLTEDLEQGLLLAAQTLPLAMLIATFSGATAWSGIVSAAVGSAFAVALGGTRSAVSGPGLASSLVVSSIAARHGLGELGIAMVIAGALQVVMGALGIGRFVRLVPLAVIRGALIGIGAAILLAQLPHMIGASVDPDASSLARLDHMGAHLPRTSGAVLVITLASALLGLTTFVHRRIPGPLLAIVLSALAVAILDLDVPRVAESAHLPAPHVPQFPSTRIAQLAGSAFALWITATLCTAVSTAALERVDRHAADPDQELIANGLATVVLAFLGGLPATQLVARSAIAVRLGVTRRRASLVQALVVLVVGLVAWPVMRFVPTAALTGIALAVALPLLDPRPLRDIGRVSRFEGALGVTTAIVIAFAGLVAGVQAGVAIALVAATLRMARTRALVHRSRDPEVPHQVSFSGPLTFLAALELARLRAELAKLPASNGVLIDLRSVVAIDGTGADALIATLDDVHARGGRVALLGPSMVVRERLSAAAALTGRRANEGERADVDAAIAPTERDVDAILGKARSFLARPHLIAGVERFREEMKPHYDSLFAHLADGQAPHTMFVTCADSRVSPGLLMNAHPGDLFIVRCIGALVPPATSEAMPQEGAAVEYGVGVLGVRHIVVCGHSKCGAVSALKKGKVPPELETLGRWAKHATQVAGDLSTFTDADEAAREVAVRQLEHLMTYPLVRERVAKGELQLHAWFYDLGAVELFEWDPKRAHYHVLGAERAPSLTPPPARTNDAELTLPGPAPVPPEAS; encoded by the coding sequence ATGGCGTCGGAACGAACCCTCGGTCTGCTCCGCCCTCGCCCCGACCTCGGTGTGCGCGCGCTCTCGTCCGAGTGGCGCGCGCTCTTCGCGCGAAAGGGGCTCACCGAGGATCTCGAGCAGGGCCTCCTGCTCGCCGCGCAGACGCTCCCGCTCGCGATGCTGATCGCGACGTTCTCGGGCGCGACCGCATGGTCGGGGATCGTCTCCGCCGCGGTCGGCAGCGCGTTCGCGGTCGCGCTCGGAGGCACGCGCAGCGCGGTGTCGGGGCCGGGCCTCGCGAGCTCGCTCGTGGTCTCGTCGATCGCGGCGCGCCACGGGCTCGGCGAGCTCGGGATCGCGATGGTGATCGCGGGCGCGCTCCAGGTCGTGATGGGCGCGCTGGGGATCGGACGCTTCGTGCGCCTCGTGCCGCTCGCGGTGATCCGCGGCGCGCTGATCGGCATCGGCGCGGCGATCCTGCTCGCGCAGCTGCCGCACATGATCGGCGCGAGCGTCGACCCCGACGCGAGCTCGCTCGCGCGGCTCGATCACATGGGCGCGCACCTTCCGCGCACGAGCGGCGCGGTGCTCGTGATCACGCTCGCGAGCGCGCTGCTCGGGCTCACGACGTTCGTGCACCGGCGCATTCCGGGACCGCTCCTCGCGATCGTGCTCTCCGCGCTCGCCGTCGCGATCCTCGATCTCGACGTGCCGCGCGTCGCGGAGTCGGCGCACCTCCCGGCGCCGCACGTCCCGCAATTCCCGTCGACGCGCATCGCGCAGCTCGCGGGCAGCGCCTTCGCGCTGTGGATCACCGCGACGCTCTGCACCGCGGTGTCGACCGCCGCGCTCGAGCGCGTCGATCGTCACGCCGCGGATCCCGATCAGGAGCTGATCGCGAACGGGCTCGCGACCGTCGTGCTCGCGTTCCTCGGCGGCCTGCCCGCGACGCAGCTCGTCGCGCGCTCCGCGATCGCGGTGCGCCTCGGCGTGACGCGCCGTCGTGCGTCGCTGGTGCAGGCGCTCGTGGTGCTCGTGGTCGGGCTCGTCGCGTGGCCGGTGATGCGCTTCGTGCCGACCGCGGCGCTCACCGGCATCGCGCTCGCGGTCGCGCTGCCGTTGCTCGACCCGCGACCGCTGCGCGACATCGGGCGCGTCTCGCGCTTCGAAGGCGCGCTCGGCGTGACCACCGCGATCGTGATCGCGTTCGCGGGGCTCGTCGCGGGCGTGCAGGCGGGCGTCGCGATCGCGCTGGTCGCGGCGACGCTGCGCATGGCGCGCACCCGCGCGCTGGTGCATCGCAGCCGCGATCCCGAGGTGCCGCACCAGGTGAGCTTCAGCGGGCCGCTCACGTTCCTCGCCGCGCTCGAGCTCGCGCGGCTGCGCGCGGAGCTCGCGAAGCTCCCCGCGTCGAACGGTGTGCTCATCGATCTGCGCAGCGTGGTGGCGATCGACGGCACCGGCGCCGACGCGCTGATCGCGACGCTCGACGACGTGCACGCGCGCGGCGGGCGCGTCGCGCTGCTCGGCCCTTCGATGGTCGTGCGCGAGCGGCTCAGCGCCGCGGCTGCGCTCACCGGACGTCGCGCGAACGAAGGAGAGCGCGCGGACGTCGACGCGGCGATCGCGCCCACCGAGCGCGACGTCGACGCGATCCTCGGCAAGGCGCGCTCGTTCCTCGCGCGCCCGCACCTCATCGCGGGCGTGGAGCGCTTCCGCGAGGAGATGAAGCCGCACTACGACTCGCTGTTCGCGCACCTCGCGGACGGCCAGGCCCCGCACACGATGTTCGTCACCTGCGCCGACAGCCGCGTCTCGCCGGGCCTGCTGATGAACGCGCACCCGGGCGACCTCTTCATCGTGCGCTGCATCGGCGCGCTGGTGCCGCCCGCGACGAGCGAGGCGATGCCGCAGGAGGGCGCGGCGGTCGAGTACGGCGTGGGCGTGCTCGGCGTGCGGCACATCGTCGTGTGCGGCCACAGCAAGTGCGGCGCGGTCAGCGCGCTCAAGAAGGGCAAGGTGCCCCCGGAGCTCGAGACGCTCGGGCGCTGGGCGAAGCACGCGACGCAGGTCGCGGGCGATCTCTCGACGTTCACCGACGCCGACGAGGCCGCGCGCGAGGTCGCGGTGCGACAGCTCGAGCACCTCATGACGTACCCGCTGGTGCGAGAGCGCGTGGCGAAGGGCGAGCTCCAGCTCCACGCATGGTTCTACGATCTCGGCGCGGTCGAGCTCTTCGAGTGGGACCCGAAGCGCGCGCACTACCACGTGCTCGGCGCGGAGCGCGCGCCCTCGCTCACGCCGCCTCCCGCGCGCACGAACGACGCGGAGCTGACCCTGCCCGGGCCCGCGCCGGTGCCGCCCGAGGCGAGCTGA
- a CDS encoding cytochrome ubiquinol oxidase subunit I has translation MELDPVALSRAQFALTIMFHYLFPPLSIGLGLQLVLLEGLYLWTKERDWERAARFFTRLFAVNFAVGVATGIVMEFEFGTNWATYSRFVGDVFGSALAAEGIFAFFLESGFLAILVFGWDRVTPPVHFLATILVFLGSCFSAVWIVVANSWQQTPAGFHVVGEGESARARITDFWAMVLNPSSADRLTHTLLGALILGAFFVMSVCAWWLLRREHESLAKRAFGVALITGALTSIAMFLSGHSNAQMVATHQPAKLAAFEGHFHSEEGGTALYLVGYPDEARGEVVGGVAIPAMLSVLVYGDPDRPVRALDTFPEEDRPPVVVPFAAYHLMIGLGTYFLVLTLWGLWLRWRGTLWTNRRVLWLFVVSVIGPYVANQAGWVAAEVGRQPWVVYGLLRTRDAVSPTIVGDQVLGSTILFSLVYIGLGAIWVFVMNEKIQHGPDAPEAHPAAIEAEAL, from the coding sequence ATGGAGCTCGATCCCGTCGCCCTGTCGCGCGCGCAGTTCGCGCTGACGATCATGTTCCACTACCTGTTCCCACCGCTGTCGATCGGGCTCGGCCTGCAGCTCGTGCTGCTCGAGGGGCTCTACCTCTGGACGAAGGAGCGCGACTGGGAGCGCGCAGCGCGCTTCTTCACGCGCCTCTTCGCGGTGAACTTCGCGGTCGGAGTCGCGACCGGCATCGTGATGGAGTTCGAGTTCGGCACGAACTGGGCGACCTACTCGCGCTTCGTCGGCGACGTGTTCGGATCCGCCCTCGCGGCCGAAGGGATCTTCGCGTTCTTCCTCGAGTCGGGCTTCCTCGCGATCCTCGTGTTCGGCTGGGATCGCGTGACGCCACCGGTGCACTTCCTCGCGACGATCCTCGTGTTCCTCGGCTCGTGCTTCAGCGCGGTCTGGATCGTCGTCGCGAACTCGTGGCAACAGACACCCGCGGGATTCCACGTCGTCGGAGAGGGCGAGTCGGCGCGCGCGCGGATCACCGACTTCTGGGCGATGGTGCTCAATCCGTCCTCGGCCGATCGACTCACTCACACGCTGCTCGGCGCGCTGATCCTCGGCGCGTTCTTCGTGATGAGCGTCTGTGCGTGGTGGCTCCTGCGCCGAGAGCACGAGTCGCTCGCGAAGCGCGCATTCGGCGTCGCGCTGATCACCGGCGCGCTCACGTCGATCGCGATGTTCCTCTCCGGGCACTCGAACGCGCAGATGGTCGCGACCCACCAGCCCGCGAAGCTCGCTGCGTTCGAAGGGCACTTCCACTCCGAAGAGGGCGGCACTGCGCTCTATCTCGTCGGCTATCCCGACGAAGCGCGCGGCGAGGTCGTCGGTGGCGTCGCGATCCCGGCGATGCTGAGCGTGCTCGTGTACGGCGATCCCGATCGCCCGGTGCGCGCGCTCGACACGTTCCCCGAAGAGGATCGACCGCCCGTCGTCGTGCCCTTCGCCGCCTATCACCTGATGATCGGGCTCGGCACGTACTTCCTCGTGCTGACGCTCTGGGGCCTGTGGCTGCGGTGGCGCGGCACGTTGTGGACGAACCGACGCGTGCTCTGGCTCTTCGTGGTGTCGGTGATCGGGCCCTACGTCGCGAACCAAGCGGGGTGGGTCGCGGCGGAGGTCGGCCGTCAGCCCTGGGTCGTCTACGGCCTGCTCCGCACGCGCGACGCGGTGTCGCCGACGATCGTGGGTGATCAGGTGCTCGGCTCGA
- a CDS encoding FHA domain-containing protein, translating to MTRVGESVPMPAPSTVPSPAPRMSVPGGNVGSAPGVIAPRPSAVAPPQQAAPPRTMALDQVSALGLAPGTPPPATEITLGRDPACSIVIDNSVVSARHARITKTQPAGLLIDDLGSTNGTYVNGVRVMRQAITFRDDVRLGSAPVPLSDPRIANLLLRVVRRPAKGQPIVLGSAASSDVTIEYPDVAPQHAQIVETPDGAIIVRDLGAPAGTFIDGPHFRVTEARLQPNSLLLLGGFPLPVPLLDRLLSEAESGGSALAAAVQNVNLDRPVLHVGRGAENDLVLPHPTVSTRHARLTRGNDGTVRVEDLGSTNGTYVDGERVGSRGAIARPGQRVVVGAVALTIGQGGRIAGAQRAKVRLDLVQVGLTVPDRGSGKPRTLLDHVSMSIFPGELVGMLGPSGAGKSTLLMSVLGLYRPTHGGVLLNGRPLFQQYESFRTNVGYVPQDDIVHPQLTVREALWYACKLRLPSGTSKKDLDDAIEQTLKQVGLWEQRDLQIGSAEEKVLSGGQRRRVNLAVELVTDPSLLILDEPTSGLSWTDAADVVATLRRLADGGRTIVLTIHQPDYQEYEKFDTVAILGRGGKMLFYGPPSPDSYEFFGAAPSKPREMFDHVEQMPADEWRGRFQKTQTFQRFVTQRAPGTDAATQGPPPKPRSRSSLRQFPVLLARSLKLTLRNKTALLLLLLQAPLLGLLIGLTTAGSTTFAAGSFGCRDTTGPDTVDQCAGEDDSIACDPDTVQSAVQARVTRGEPPFSDSMQRWRDARIRDPRTGLLAILMALFLPMIIASSNVLVAERTIYERERLAGLNIIPYVLARFLVLAGLGAIVATLNLTVALPLLELRGNPFWYWLVGVMVTSCASAMGLALSAAVRNPVSALWGINFLVIPQLLFAGSITRLTGFTWLVSWFTTTRYALEALSNIDLRARGHLHLCQIERYMENFPGFIPSLHLPIVYAATGIGTLTFGCVVLTMLLLRLKDKRVG from the coding sequence ATGACGCGGGTCGGCGAGTCGGTGCCGATGCCCGCACCGTCGACGGTGCCTTCGCCCGCGCCGCGCATGTCGGTGCCGGGCGGGAACGTCGGGTCGGCGCCGGGCGTGATCGCGCCGCGTCCCTCCGCGGTCGCACCGCCGCAGCAAGCCGCGCCGCCGCGCACGATGGCGCTCGATCAGGTGAGCGCGCTCGGGCTCGCGCCGGGCACGCCGCCTCCGGCCACCGAGATCACCCTCGGTCGCGATCCCGCGTGCTCGATCGTGATCGACAACTCGGTCGTCTCGGCGCGCCACGCGCGCATCACCAAGACCCAGCCCGCAGGTCTGCTGATCGACGACCTCGGATCGACCAACGGCACGTACGTCAACGGCGTGCGGGTGATGCGCCAGGCGATCACGTTCCGCGACGACGTGCGCCTCGGCTCCGCGCCGGTGCCGCTCTCCGATCCGCGCATCGCGAACCTGCTCCTGCGCGTCGTGCGCCGTCCCGCGAAGGGCCAGCCGATCGTGCTCGGCAGCGCGGCGTCGAGCGACGTGACGATCGAGTACCCCGACGTCGCGCCCCAGCACGCACAGATCGTGGAGACGCCCGATGGCGCGATCATCGTGCGCGACCTCGGGGCGCCCGCGGGCACGTTCATCGACGGGCCGCACTTCCGCGTCACCGAGGCGCGGCTGCAGCCGAATTCGCTGCTGCTCCTCGGTGGATTCCCGCTGCCGGTGCCGCTGCTCGATCGCCTGCTGAGCGAGGCCGAGTCGGGCGGCTCGGCGCTCGCTGCCGCGGTCCAGAACGTCAACCTCGATCGCCCGGTGCTGCACGTCGGGCGCGGGGCCGAGAACGACCTCGTGCTCCCGCATCCAACGGTGAGCACGCGCCACGCGCGCCTCACGCGCGGCAACGACGGCACGGTGCGCGTCGAGGACCTCGGCTCGACGAACGGCACCTACGTCGATGGAGAGCGCGTCGGATCGCGCGGCGCGATCGCACGACCCGGACAGCGCGTCGTGGTCGGCGCCGTCGCGCTGACCATCGGCCAGGGCGGCCGCATCGCGGGCGCGCAGCGCGCGAAGGTGCGCCTCGATCTCGTGCAGGTCGGGCTCACCGTGCCCGATCGCGGCAGCGGCAAGCCCCGCACGCTGCTCGACCACGTCTCGATGTCGATCTTCCCCGGCGAGCTCGTCGGCATGCTGGGCCCGAGCGGCGCGGGAAAGAGCACGCTCTTGATGAGCGTGCTCGGGCTCTACCGTCCGACGCACGGCGGCGTGCTGCTCAACGGGCGCCCGCTCTTCCAGCAGTACGAGTCGTTCCGCACGAACGTCGGCTACGTGCCGCAGGACGACATCGTCCATCCGCAGCTCACCGTGCGCGAGGCGCTCTGGTACGCGTGCAAGCTCCGCTTGCCCAGCGGCACCAGCAAGAAGGATCTCGACGACGCGATCGAGCAGACGCTCAAGCAGGTCGGGCTCTGGGAGCAGCGCGATCTGCAGATCGGCAGCGCCGAGGAGAAGGTGCTCTCCGGCGGTCAGCGCCGCCGCGTGAACCTCGCGGTCGAGCTCGTCACCGATCCTTCGCTGCTCATCCTCGACGAGCCGACGAGCGGCCTCTCGTGGACCGACGCCGCCGACGTGGTCGCGACGCTGCGACGCCTCGCCGACGGCGGCCGCACGATCGTCCTCACGATCCATCAGCCCGACTACCAGGAGTACGAGAAGTTCGACACCGTCGCGATCCTCGGGCGCGGCGGCAAGATGCTCTTCTACGGCCCGCCTTCGCCCGACTCGTACGAGTTCTTCGGCGCCGCGCCGAGCAAGCCGCGCGAGATGTTCGACCACGTCGAGCAGATGCCCGCCGACGAGTGGCGCGGTCGCTTCCAGAAGACGCAGACGTTCCAGCGCTTCGTCACCCAGCGCGCGCCCGGCACCGACGCCGCGACCCAGGGCCCGCCACCCAAGCCGCGCAGTCGCTCGTCGCTCCGCCAGTTCCCGGTGCTGCTCGCGCGCTCGCTCAAGCTCACGCTGCGCAACAAGACCGCGCTCTTGTTGCTGCTCTTGCAGGCGCCATTGCTCGGGCTCCTGATCGGTCTCACCACCGCGGGCTCGACCACGTTCGCCGCGGGCTCGTTCGGGTGTCGCGACACCACCGGCCCCGACACCGTCGATCAATGCGCAGGCGAGGACGACTCCATCGCGTGCGATCCCGACACCGTGCAGAGCGCGGTGCAGGCGCGCGTGACGCGCGGTGAGCCGCCGTTCAGCGACTCGATGCAGCGATGGCGCGACGCGCGCATCCGCGATCCCCGCACCGGCCTGCTCGCGATCCTGATGGCGCTCTTCCTACCGATGATCATCGCGAGCTCGAACGTGCTCGTCGCGGAGCGCACGATCTACGAGCGAGAGCGGCTCGCCGGGCTCAACATCATTCCGTACGTGCTCGCGCGCTTCCTCGTGCTGGCGGGGCTCGGCGCGATCGTCGCGACGCTCAACCTCACGGTCGCGCTGCCGCTGCTCGAGCTGCGCGGCAATCCGTTCTGGTACTGGCTGGTCGGCGTCATGGTGACCAGCTGCGCGAGCGCGATGGGCCTCGCGCTCTCCGCCGCGGTGCGCAACCCGGTGTCGGCGCTCTGGGGCATCAACTTCCTCGTCATCCCGCAGCTGCTCTTCGCGGGATCGATCACGCGCCTCACCGGCTTCACGTGGCTCGTGAGCTGGTTCACCACCACGCGCTACGCGCTCGAGGCGCTGAGCAACATCGATCTGCGCGCGCGCGGTCACCTGCACCTCTGTCAGATCGAGCGCTACATGGAGAATTTCCCGGGGTTCATCCCCTCGCTCCACCTGCCGATCGTCTACGCCGCGACGGGCATCGGCACGCTCACGTTCGGCTGCGTGGTCCTCACGATGTTGCTCCTGCGCCTCAAGGACAAACGCGTGGGATGA